In one window of Alphaproteobacteria bacterium DNA:
- the pyrC gene encoding dihydroorotase has product MTKTVAYTNARLIDPVSGTDGPGDVLTIGDTIADVGRLFGDGTPEDSTVVDCGGHCLSPGLIDMMATLGEPGREHKETIATGTRAAAAGGVTTIVASPDTRPIIDEIALVEFIERQVQTAGVVRVLPAATITKGMGGQEMTEIGLLQEAGAVMFTDGYKSIVNAQVLRRALSYASTFGALISHHTELPDLVGNGVMNEGETATRLGLAGIPNVAETIMLERDIRIAEVTGGRYHAASISTAESVEVIRRAKDKGLKVTCGVAPYHFALNENEVGHYRTFAKVSPPLRREGDREAIVAGLADGTIDVIASHHRPEDPEAKRLPFAQAAFGAVGLETLCVIGLELYHKGRLSLPDLIARLTLGPAGILGLPQGRLARGAPADLVLFDLDRPARIDAAAFHSKSKNSPFDQRPVQGRVLRTVVAGSTAFEAA; this is encoded by the coding sequence GTGACGAAGACCGTTGCCTATACCAACGCGCGACTGATCGACCCCGTGAGCGGAACGGACGGCCCCGGCGATGTCCTGACGATCGGCGATACGATTGCCGATGTCGGCAGGCTGTTCGGCGACGGGACGCCCGAGGACAGCACTGTCGTAGACTGCGGTGGCCATTGTCTGTCGCCCGGGTTGATCGACATGATGGCGACCTTGGGCGAACCCGGCCGCGAACATAAGGAAACGATCGCTACCGGCACCCGGGCGGCGGCGGCAGGCGGCGTCACCACCATCGTCGCGTCGCCCGATACCCGGCCGATTATCGATGAAATCGCCCTTGTCGAGTTCATCGAGCGCCAGGTCCAAACCGCCGGCGTGGTTCGGGTCCTGCCCGCGGCGACGATCACCAAAGGAATGGGCGGCCAGGAGATGACCGAAATCGGCCTTCTCCAAGAAGCCGGCGCGGTCATGTTTACCGATGGATACAAGAGCATCGTCAACGCCCAGGTGTTGCGGCGGGCGCTCTCCTACGCGTCGACGTTCGGCGCGTTGATTTCCCACCACACCGAATTGCCGGACCTCGTCGGCAACGGCGTCATGAACGAAGGCGAAACGGCGACGCGCCTGGGCCTTGCGGGTATTCCGAACGTCGCCGAGACCATCATGCTGGAGCGCGATATTCGGATCGCGGAGGTCACCGGTGGGCGGTATCACGCGGCATCGATCTCGACCGCAGAGTCCGTCGAAGTGATCCGCCGCGCCAAGGACAAAGGCCTGAAAGTTACGTGCGGGGTCGCGCCGTACCATTTCGCACTGAACGAAAACGAAGTCGGCCACTACCGGACATTTGCAAAGGTGAGCCCGCCGCTGCGCCGCGAAGGCGATCGCGAGGCCATTGTTGCTGGACTTGCCGACGGCACGATCGACGTGATCGCCAGCCACCACCGTCCCGAAGACCCCGAAGCGAAACGCCTCCCCTTCGCCCAGGCCGCCTTCGGCGCGGTCGGTCTCGAGACCCTGTGCGTCATCGGCCTCGAGCTCTATCACAAAGGTCGATTGTCGCTCCCGGATTTGATTGCTCGACTGACCTTGGGGCCGGCGGGAATTCTTGGGCTACCCCAGGGGCGTCTCGCCCGCGGCGCGCCGGCCGACTTGGTCCTTTTCGACCTCGACAGACCGGCGCGCATCGACGCTGCCGCCTTCCACAGCAAATCGAAGAACTCGCCATTCGATCAACGTCCCGTCCAGGGCCGCGTTCTGCGGACCGTCGTGGCTGGATCGACGGCTTTCGAAGCCGCGTAG
- the gatB gene encoding Asp-tRNA(Asn)/Glu-tRNA(Gln) amidotransferase subunit GatB, with protein MSGTIQGATGVWEMVIGLEVHAQVASHSKLFSGAPTAFGAEPNTQVSLVDAAMPGMLPVINKFCVEQAVRTGLGLKAQINLRSVFDRKNYFYPDLPQGYQISQYLQPVVGAGTVVLDMDDGQTREIGITRLHLEQDAGKSVHDLEPDRTYVDLNRSGVALMEIVSEPDLRSAEEAGAYVRKLRSILRYLGTCDGNMEQGSMRADVNVSVRRPGEEYGTRCEIKNVNSVRFVQQAIEYEARRQVDILEEGGTVVQETRLFDSRKVETRSMRSKEEAHDYRYFPDPDLLPLEFDQAWVDEIAAALPELPDARKARFVSELGLSFYDAGVLVAEKEVADFFEETARSRDAKIAANWIMGDLFGALNKAGLDIAHSPVSAQNLGALLDLIADGTISGRIAKDVFEEMLKSSRPPAQIVEEKGLRQVTDSGAIEAIVDSVLDANPDKVAEFRCGKDKLLGFFVGQVMKLSAGKANPNVVNDLLVKKLHG; from the coding sequence ATGAGCGGAACGATCCAAGGCGCCACCGGGGTGTGGGAAATGGTGATTGGGCTAGAAGTCCATGCCCAGGTGGCGTCGCACTCCAAGCTCTTTTCCGGTGCGCCGACCGCGTTTGGCGCCGAACCCAATACCCAAGTGAGCCTGGTGGATGCGGCGATGCCGGGAATGCTGCCGGTCATTAACAAGTTCTGCGTCGAACAGGCGGTGCGCACCGGCTTGGGTCTCAAGGCCCAGATCAATCTGCGGTCGGTTTTCGATCGCAAGAACTACTTCTACCCCGACCTGCCCCAGGGCTATCAGATTTCCCAGTATCTACAGCCTGTCGTTGGCGCCGGCACCGTCGTCCTCGACATGGACGACGGCCAGACGCGTGAGATCGGCATTACCCGGCTCCATCTTGAACAGGATGCGGGCAAGAGCGTCCACGACCTCGAGCCCGACCGTACCTACGTCGATCTCAACCGCTCTGGCGTAGCGCTCATGGAAATCGTCTCTGAACCGGATTTACGTTCGGCGGAGGAAGCGGGGGCATATGTGCGCAAGCTGCGTTCGATCCTGCGGTATCTGGGCACCTGCGATGGAAATATGGAGCAGGGCAGCATGCGGGCCGACGTCAACGTTTCGGTGCGGCGACCGGGCGAGGAATACGGCACCAGATGCGAGATCAAGAACGTCAATTCGGTTCGCTTCGTCCAGCAAGCCATCGAGTACGAGGCGCGCCGTCAAGTCGACATCCTCGAAGAGGGCGGCACCGTTGTGCAAGAGACGCGTTTGTTCGATTCGCGCAAGGTCGAAACCCGCTCGATGCGTTCAAAAGAGGAAGCGCACGACTATCGCTACTTCCCCGATCCCGATCTGTTGCCTCTGGAGTTCGACCAGGCTTGGGTCGACGAAATTGCCGCAGCGCTTCCCGAACTTCCGGATGCGCGAAAAGCACGGTTCGTCAGCGAACTCGGCCTATCGTTCTACGACGCTGGTGTGCTCGTTGCCGAAAAGGAAGTTGCGGACTTTTTCGAGGAAACCGCCCGCAGTCGCGACGCCAAGATCGCGGCAAATTGGATCATGGGCGACCTCTTTGGTGCGCTGAACAAGGCTGGACTGGATATCGCGCATTCGCCGGTTTCTGCCCAGAACCTGGGTGCCCTGCTTGATCTGATTGCCGACGGCACGATATCGGGCCGGATCGCCAAGGATGTTTTCGAGGAGATGTTGAAGTCCTCGCGCCCGCCGGCGCAGATCGTCGAAGAGAAGGGCCTGCGCCAGGTGACCGATAGCGGTGCGATCGAAGCGATCGTCGACTCCGTTCTGGACGCCAACCCCGACAAGGTTGCGGAGTTTCGCTGCGGCAAAGACAAGCTTCTCGGCTTCTTTGTCGGCCAGGTGATGAAGCTGTCGGCGGGCAAGGCGAACCCGAACGTCGTCAACGACCTACTTGTAAAGAAACTGCACGGGTAG
- a CDS encoding aspartate carbamoyltransferase catalytic subunit gives MTSPPATPFPHRHLLGIEDLSPAEITALLDLSDVYVELNRRPEKKLNRLRGRTQINLFFENSTRTKTSFELAGKRLGADVINMSVEGSAIKKGETLIDTAMTLNAMQPDTMVIRHADSGAADLLSQKVTGSVINAGDGSHAHPTQALLDALTIRRRLGRLEGLTVAICGDILHSRVARSNIQLLGKMGALVRVVAPPTLLPTYVERLGVEVHHDMVAGLKDVDIVMMLRLQLERMTGAFVPSIREYFRYYGLDREKLAHAKPDALIMHPGPMNRGIEIDTEVADDINRSVIREQVEMGVAVRMVCIDALVHQKIEHPAEMAVT, from the coding sequence ATGACATCGCCTCCCGCAACGCCGTTTCCCCACCGCCATCTGCTGGGCATTGAGGATCTTTCGCCCGCTGAGATCACAGCCTTGCTGGATCTCTCGGATGTTTACGTCGAGCTGAACCGACGGCCTGAAAAGAAACTGAACCGGCTTCGCGGGCGAACCCAGATCAATCTCTTTTTCGAGAACTCGACCCGCACAAAGACTTCGTTCGAACTAGCCGGGAAGCGGTTGGGCGCGGATGTCATCAACATGTCCGTCGAAGGGTCCGCCATCAAAAAGGGCGAAACGCTGATCGATACGGCGATGACCCTCAATGCGATGCAGCCCGATACCATGGTCATTCGTCATGCAGATAGCGGCGCGGCGGACCTTTTGTCGCAAAAGGTGACCGGGTCGGTCATCAACGCGGGCGACGGCAGCCACGCCCATCCCACCCAGGCACTCCTCGACGCCCTGACGATTCGGCGACGCCTCGGCCGGCTCGAAGGGCTGACGGTGGCGATCTGTGGCGACATTCTCCACAGCCGGGTCGCGCGTTCCAACATCCAACTCCTCGGGAAAATGGGCGCTTTGGTGCGGGTTGTGGCGCCGCCGACGCTTCTGCCAACCTACGTCGAGCGGCTCGGCGTCGAGGTTCACCACGATATGGTCGCGGGACTGAAGGACGTCGATATCGTCATGATGTTGCGGCTTCAGTTGGAGCGGATGACCGGCGCGTTCGTGCCCTCGATCCGGGAGTACTTCCGCTACTACGGACTGGATCGGGAAAAACTGGCCCATGCAAAACCCGATGCCTTGATCATGCATCCCGGACCGATGAATCGGGGGATTGAAATCGACACCGAGGTCGCGGACGACATCAACCGCAGCGTGATCCGCGAGCAGGTCGAGATGGGCGTCGCCGTGCGGATGGTGTGCATCGACGCACTGGTTCACCAGAAGATCGAGCATCCAGCGGAAATGGCCGTAACGTGA
- a CDS encoding glutathione S-transferase N-terminal domain-containing protein, giving the protein MIRCYSWPTPNGIKVHTMLEETRLDYKVTGIDITRGDQFKPSFLKISPNNKMPAIVDEKGPGNKPIAVFESGAILMYLAEKTGKFLPKRPRERYEVIQWLMFQMGGVGPMLGQANFFRKYCPEKIPYAIKRYTNEASRLYNVLDVRLKKHEYLANDKYSIADMAVWPWIIPYFQGVKLGDYKNLQRWYLEIEKRPAVQRGLKVLSERQAPGEEIKMDKTAKERLYGKTQRDAGKRRVAS; this is encoded by the coding sequence ATGATCCGTTGTTATTCCTGGCCGACCCCCAATGGCATCAAGGTTCACACTATGCTCGAGGAGACCCGTCTCGACTATAAAGTGACGGGGATCGACATCACGCGGGGCGATCAATTCAAACCGTCGTTCCTGAAGATCAGTCCGAACAACAAAATGCCGGCGATCGTCGACGAGAAGGGGCCCGGTAACAAACCGATTGCCGTTTTCGAATCCGGCGCGATCCTCATGTATCTCGCCGAAAAGACCGGAAAGTTCCTGCCGAAACGGCCGCGCGAGCGTTACGAAGTCATCCAGTGGCTGATGTTTCAAATGGGCGGCGTGGGGCCGATGCTTGGGCAAGCCAACTTCTTTCGCAAATATTGCCCCGAGAAAATTCCCTACGCGATCAAGCGCTACACCAACGAAGCTTCGCGCCTTTACAACGTGCTGGACGTGCGCCTGAAGAAGCACGAGTACCTCGCCAACGACAAATATTCGATTGCCGACATGGCGGTCTGGCCTTGGATCATTCCCTACTTTCAGGGGGTCAAGCTCGGCGACTACAAGAATCTCCAGCGATGGTATCTCGAAATCGAAAAGCGGCCGGCGGTGCAGCGCGGTTTGAAGGTTTTGTCAGAGCGCCAAGCACCGGGCGAAGAGATCAAGATGGACAAGACCGCCAAGGAGCGCTTGTACGGCAAGACCCAGCGTGACGCCGGAAAGCGCCGAGTCGCCTCCTAA
- a CDS encoding helical backbone metal receptor codes for MSTARPFPRDAMGVAHARVDPAQARIVSLVPSITELLFDLNLGDRLVARTQFCVHPAGKVDALPSVGGTKKLKLDRLRALAPTHVILNVDENTKELAAQLRDFVPNLIVTHPILPRDNLDLFRMIGGIFDRAERAEGLCQDFEIALRSVMTYAPRLRDRRVLYLIWKDPWMTVSPNTYIARMLELVRWRTVSTDTRVRYPTIPMTQKLLDGVDIVLFSTEPFAFTEEHIAEFKGKFKVSGKTLRMIDGEMVSWYGSRAVQGLTYLRQLATETR; via the coding sequence ATGTCAACCGCTCGGCCCTTCCCGCGCGACGCCATGGGCGTCGCCCACGCGCGGGTCGATCCGGCGCAAGCGCGCATTGTGTCACTGGTGCCCAGCATCACGGAACTTCTGTTCGACTTGAACCTTGGCGACCGTCTGGTTGCCCGAACCCAGTTTTGTGTTCACCCTGCTGGCAAAGTCGACGCGTTGCCCAGCGTGGGCGGCACCAAGAAGCTCAAGCTCGATCGGTTGCGCGCCCTCGCGCCGACCCATGTCATTCTCAACGTTGACGAGAACACCAAGGAACTGGCCGCGCAGCTGCGCGATTTTGTGCCCAACTTGATCGTGACGCACCCCATTCTGCCGCGCGACAACCTCGATCTGTTTCGCATGATCGGCGGAATCTTCGATCGCGCCGAACGCGCCGAAGGTTTGTGCCAGGACTTCGAAATAGCATTGCGATCGGTGATGACCTACGCCCCACGTCTGCGCGACCGGCGGGTGCTGTATTTGATTTGGAAGGACCCGTGGATGACGGTCTCGCCCAACACGTACATCGCGCGGATGCTCGAGCTGGTGCGGTGGCGGACGGTTTCAACCGACACCCGGGTCCGCTATCCGACGATCCCGATGACCCAAAAACTATTGGACGGCGTCGACATCGTTCTCTTTTCGACCGAGCCGTTCGCCTTCACCGAAGAGCACATCGCCGAGTTCAAGGGGAAATTCAAGGTGAGCGGCAAGACCCTGCGCATGATCGACGGAGAAATGGTATCTTGGTACGGAAGCCGGGCCGTGCAGGGGTTGACCTATCTGCGCCAGCTCGCAACGGAAACGCGGTAA
- a CDS encoding glutathione S-transferase N-terminal domain-containing protein translates to MIDLYTWPTPNGHKVHIMLEELKLPYKVIPINIGKGDQFKPSFLKISPNNKMPAIVDRKGPGGKPMSLFESGAILLYLAEKEGKFLPKTTRGKYEVIQWLMFQMASVGPMLGQAHHFRNYAPKRIQYAYDRYTNEATRIYGVINRRLKKSRFIANDKYSIADIAIFPWIRSHANQGQKLEDYPDLKRWYETIDARPAVQRGLQVLADRRRPGPMDTKSKAILFGPAQYKRRTAA, encoded by the coding sequence ATGATCGATCTCTATACGTGGCCGACACCCAATGGGCACAAGGTCCACATCATGCTCGAAGAGCTCAAACTTCCTTACAAGGTCATCCCGATCAATATCGGCAAAGGCGATCAGTTCAAACCGTCGTTCCTCAAGATCAGCCCGAACAACAAAATGCCGGCGATCGTCGATCGCAAGGGGCCGGGCGGCAAACCTATGTCGCTCTTTGAGTCCGGAGCGATCCTGCTGTATCTGGCCGAGAAAGAGGGCAAATTTCTGCCCAAGACGACGCGCGGCAAGTACGAAGTCATCCAGTGGCTGATGTTCCAGATGGCGAGCGTCGGGCCAATGCTGGGCCAGGCCCATCATTTTCGCAACTACGCGCCCAAGCGCATTCAATATGCCTACGACCGCTACACCAACGAGGCGACTCGAATCTACGGCGTCATCAATCGGCGTCTGAAAAAGTCCAGATTCATCGCCAACGACAAATATTCGATCGCCGACATCGCGATCTTCCCGTGGATCCGCTCCCACGCGAACCAGGGGCAGAAACTCGAAGACTACCCGGACCTCAAGCGATGGTACGAGACGATCGACGCGCGACCCGCCGTTCAGCGCGGACTCCAGGTCCTCGCCGACCGGCGCCGACCCGGCCCGATGGACACTAAATCCAAAGCAATCCTTTTCGGCCCGGCGCAGTACAAGCGCCGCACCGCAGCCTGA
- the gatC gene encoding Asp-tRNA(Asn)/Glu-tRNA(Gln) amidotransferase subunit GatC, whose translation MSLDSATVARIAKLARISLPEDERAPMAAELSGILKWIEQLNAVDTTGVAPMTSVVGHEPHQRDDVVTDGGRREEILANAPESTDGYFVVPRVVE comes from the coding sequence ATGTCCCTCGATAGCGCCACCGTTGCCCGCATCGCCAAGCTTGCCCGAATTTCCCTGCCCGAAGACGAGCGGGCGCCGATGGCGGCCGAGCTCTCCGGCATTCTCAAATGGATCGAACAGCTCAACGCGGTCGATACGACCGGTGTCGCCCCCATGACGAGTGTCGTCGGCCATGAGCCGCACCAGCGCGACGACGTGGTCACCGATGGCGGTCGCCGCGAGGAAATCCTCGCCAATGCACCGGAGTCGACGGACGGCTACTTCGTGGTGCCCCGGGTGGTCGAGTGA
- a CDS encoding glycerol-3-phosphate acyltransferase, whose protein sequence is MPDPVGDLSFTWPYFAVFIASYLVGSIPFGLILTRLAGLGDIRTIGSGNFGATNVLRTGRRSLAALTLLLDGLKGAGPVILADHLLFRDQAVMAGAGALLGHLLPLWLVSSSPRGLGFAVREALLLVVGAGVALLGKGAVSLVGAALLVSSTFFAWGGKGVATGLGVLLALNPVVGVLACATWLILALVFRYSSLAGIGAFVGAPIFALLLANAPLAGTYWSDPQRVEFSVFVAVLVLIRHAGNIRRLLSGTEPKIGARKVGIDGNGGE, encoded by the coding sequence ATGCCCGATCCCGTCGGCGACCTTAGTTTCACCTGGCCTTATTTCGCGGTCTTTATCGCGTCGTACCTTGTTGGATCGATTCCCTTCGGTTTGATCCTGACGCGGTTGGCGGGCTTGGGCGATATCCGCACCATCGGCTCCGGCAATTTCGGCGCGACTAACGTTCTGCGGACGGGCCGCCGTTCGCTCGCCGCCCTGACACTGCTGCTCGACGGGTTGAAGGGTGCGGGACCGGTGATCCTGGCCGACCATCTGTTGTTTCGCGACCAGGCGGTGATGGCCGGCGCTGGCGCTCTCCTCGGCCATCTTCTGCCCCTGTGGCTCGTCTCTTCCAGCCCGCGCGGTCTAGGCTTCGCGGTTCGGGAAGCGCTTCTGCTTGTCGTTGGGGCGGGTGTTGCGTTGCTGGGCAAAGGGGCGGTGAGTTTGGTCGGCGCCGCTTTGCTCGTCTCTAGCACCTTTTTTGCTTGGGGAGGCAAGGGTGTCGCGACCGGGCTCGGCGTCCTCTTGGCACTTAATCCCGTCGTCGGCGTTCTGGCGTGTGCGACATGGCTGATTTTAGCTCTGGTCTTTCGATACTCTTCATTGGCAGGCATCGGCGCATTTGTGGGCGCGCCTATTTTTGCGCTGCTATTGGCCAACGCCCCGTTGGCGGGGACCTACTGGTCGGACCCGCAGCGCGTCGAGTTTTCGGTTTTTGTTGCCGTTCTGGTTTTGATTAGGCATGCCGGAAATATTCGGCGACTTCTGAGCGGAACCGAACCAAAGATCGGGGCGCGCAAGGTAGGGATAGACGGCAACGGAGGAGAGTAG
- the ruvX gene encoding Holliday junction resolvase RuvX → MCPSKTSDLTQLRARLGPGERLLGLDVGAKTVGIAVSDGRLNLATPVSTLRRRKLKDDVAALQALIETRNVGGLVIGLPVNMDGTEGPRCQSVRQFAENIGQFIDLPIAFWDERLSTAAVERSLIAQDVSRRRRETVIDAHAAAYILQGALDRLHGMATEELDRDG, encoded by the coding sequence ATGTGTCCAAGCAAGACCAGCGATCTGACCCAGCTACGCGCCCGATTGGGCCCGGGCGAACGCCTATTGGGGCTCGATGTCGGAGCCAAAACCGTCGGAATCGCGGTTTCGGATGGCCGCCTGAACTTGGCGACCCCCGTTTCCACCCTGCGCCGCCGCAAGTTGAAGGACGATGTCGCAGCGCTCCAGGCGTTGATCGAGACGCGCAATGTTGGCGGTCTAGTCATCGGTTTGCCGGTGAATATGGACGGAACCGAGGGGCCGCGGTGCCAGTCGGTGCGTCAATTCGCCGAGAACATCGGACAGTTCATCGACCTCCCGATAGCGTTCTGGGATGAACGGCTATCAACGGCGGCGGTCGAGCGGTCGTTGATCGCCCAGGACGTCTCCCGGCGGCGACGCGAGACGGTGATCGACGCGCACGCGGCCGCCTACATCCTGCAGGGCGCCTTGGACCGCCTGCACGGCATGGCAACGGAGGAGCTGGATCGCGATGGCTGA
- a CDS encoding YbaK/EbsC family protein — MGVLNRDSVQRVRDALVQHGSNAKIVALEETARTARDAAAALGCSLGAIVKSLVFLCGDEAVLALVAGDRQCDPAELRGALGRTGDVKIADADAVRTATGFAIGGVAPVGHPKPLPTLIDDSLRRFDTVYAAAGHPHCVFGTTVDELFALTGGRVAAGITRL, encoded by the coding sequence ATGGGTGTTCTGAATCGCGATTCGGTACAGCGGGTTCGCGACGCCCTTGTCCAGCACGGATCGAACGCCAAGATCGTCGCGCTGGAAGAGACCGCGCGAACGGCGCGAGATGCCGCGGCGGCATTAGGCTGCTCGCTTGGGGCGATTGTGAAATCCCTGGTGTTCCTGTGCGGCGACGAAGCGGTCTTGGCGCTGGTCGCCGGCGATCGCCAATGCGATCCGGCAGAACTGCGCGGTGCACTGGGGCGTACCGGTGACGTGAAGATCGCCGATGCCGATGCGGTGCGGACCGCCACAGGATTTGCAATTGGCGGCGTCGCGCCGGTCGGACACCCTAAACCGCTCCCCACTTTGATTGACGACAGCCTGCGCCGTTTCGATACGGTCTATGCCGCCGCCGGCCATCCGCATTGCGTTTTTGGTACGACGGTCGATGAATTGTTCGCGCTGACCGGTGGGCGGGTTGCCGCGGGGATTACCCGCCTCTAA
- the gatA gene encoding Asp-tRNA(Asn)/Glu-tRNA(Gln) amidotransferase subunit GatA: MTASLTDLTIKEAQAALKNRSISARELTEAHIAAIDAARPLNAFVAETADRALADAARADARLADGSGGPLEGIPLAIKDLFCTQGIPSTAGSRILEGFAPTYESTVTAHLWRDGAVMLGKTNMDEFAMGSSNETSVYGPVFNPWRRTGDNRNLVPGGSSGGSAAAVAGRLCLGATGTDTGGSIRQPAALTGTVGIKPTYGRCSRWGIVAFASSLDQAGPMTRTVRDAAIMLRSMAGHDEKDSTSVDTPVPDYESTLEQSVKGLRVGIPSEYRIDGTPPEIAALWDQGIEWLKEAGAEIVEVCLPYTKYALPAYYIVAPAEASSNLARYDGVRYGLRVARDDLTDMYEATRAAGFGKEVKRRVLIGTYVLSAGYYDAYYLQAQKVRTLIADDFKQAWNTVDVLLTPTTPEPAFGVGEKSGDPVAMYLNDILTVPANMAGLPALSVPAGLSSQGLPLGLQVVGRAFDEATVLRVGRALERAAGFDARPQAWWQDRS; this comes from the coding sequence GTGACGGCATCGCTGACCGACCTGACGATCAAGGAGGCGCAGGCGGCGCTGAAGAATCGATCGATCTCGGCGCGGGAACTTACCGAGGCACACATTGCGGCAATCGACGCGGCGCGACCGCTTAACGCCTTCGTTGCCGAAACCGCCGACCGTGCGCTCGCCGACGCGGCTCGTGCCGACGCGCGCCTCGCCGACGGCAGTGGCGGTCCCCTGGAAGGCATTCCCCTGGCGATCAAGGACCTCTTCTGCACGCAGGGAATCCCATCGACGGCCGGTTCGCGCATTTTGGAGGGGTTCGCGCCGACCTATGAGTCGACGGTGACCGCGCACCTCTGGCGCGACGGTGCGGTGATGTTGGGCAAGACCAACATGGATGAATTCGCCATGGGGTCGTCGAACGAGACCAGCGTTTACGGTCCGGTGTTCAACCCATGGCGGCGAACGGGCGACAATCGAAATTTGGTGCCGGGCGGGTCAAGTGGTGGCTCGGCGGCGGCGGTCGCGGGCAGGCTATGCCTGGGTGCTACGGGAACCGATACCGGGGGGTCGATCAGGCAGCCGGCGGCGCTCACCGGGACCGTCGGCATCAAACCGACCTACGGTCGGTGTTCGCGCTGGGGCATCGTTGCCTTTGCCTCCAGCCTAGATCAGGCCGGGCCGATGACCCGCACGGTTCGCGATGCCGCGATCATGTTGCGGTCGATGGCGGGTCATGACGAAAAGGATTCGACATCGGTCGACACGCCGGTGCCGGATTATGAATCGACTCTAGAGCAAAGCGTCAAAGGCCTGCGGGTCGGGATTCCATCCGAATACCGCATCGACGGAACGCCACCGGAAATCGCGGCGCTGTGGGACCAAGGGATCGAGTGGCTGAAAGAGGCCGGTGCTGAGATCGTCGAGGTCTGCCTGCCCTACACCAAGTATGCCCTGCCAGCCTACTACATCGTGGCACCGGCCGAGGCCTCGTCGAACCTGGCCCGTTACGATGGGGTGCGCTACGGATTACGCGTCGCGCGCGACGATCTGACCGATATGTACGAGGCGACGCGCGCTGCCGGCTTCGGCAAGGAGGTCAAGCGCCGAGTCCTCATCGGCACCTACGTGCTCTCTGCCGGCTATTACGACGCTTACTACCTGCAGGCCCAAAAGGTGCGGACCCTTATCGCCGACGACTTTAAACAAGCCTGGAACACGGTCGACGTCCTGCTCACGCCAACCACGCCGGAACCCGCATTCGGGGTCGGCGAGAAGAGCGGTGATCCAGTCGCGATGTATCTCAACGACATCCTGACCGTTCCGGCCAACATGGCGGGTTTGCCGGCTTTGTCCGTTCCCGCGGGCCTTTCGTCGCAAGGCTTGCCGCTTGGCCTCCAGGTCGTCGGCCGCGCCTTCGATGAAGCTACGGTCCTGCGTGTCGGACGCGCACTGGAACGCGCCGCCGGGTTCGACGCCCGCCCACAAGCGTGGTGGCAGGACCGGTCATGA